Genomic window (Kwoniella botswanensis chromosome 1, complete sequence):
AGGGAGAAATTTCCAGTAGTCGTATATCCGATCACACTATCCTGAGACGGTAAAACCTCTTCAAGCTATCCAAACCTAAATCAGCTCGTCACACTTCAATCACAGGGCGAATGGTTGGTGAAGCCGAGGTGGTATGCTTACTTTATGTAAATCACTCAATTGTCCCGACTCTACTTGAGCTCCTTTTTCATACGCTTCTATCCATTTcactctttctcctttcgGTAGCGTACATAATATAGCCATATCTCCCGGCGAGCCTCTGCCCAGTACGTTGACTTCGACATGTACCAGAGCTGAATCGAACAACTGTCGACCCTTTTCAGATGGTAAAGGGACCAATGAGCGCTGTTCCCGGAAGGCATTAAGCATTCTGAGCAAATTCATGGAATTGAGGTTTGGTGTGAGATGCGAAGTGAAAGGAGATGGTAAGAGCCATGGTTTACTTGCAGCACCGGATCCGGATCCGTTGAGCGAGGACTCTTCACTGCATTGATTGCTCTACACCAGACGTAAATCATTAGCCCACCACAATTCAATGGATACTTTAGAAaaataactcaccatcaccttaTTCCAGTCAGGTATCCAAGGATCCTGCGTACCTATCAACCTGAACTCAGGTCTTTTCCCCGGTGGTTTCCTATCAAACGTTTCTTTCTCCTTGTCgcccttcttcatctcccattCCCTACCGGCTTTGCAGGTCTGACCGTAATGTTCGGGGAAGGAGGACACTCCCGCTTCTCGATGTTGTACAGCTCGTTCTCTCAATCCACCAACCAATACACCAGAGTAgacaagggaagaaaggaagtatTGTGCCCATGTACCGGGAGGTAGAAGGATAGTAAAGCCGTAGAATCCTTCGGAAGGTTTAGACggcgatgagatggatcgtTGATATAGTAGGATAGGGAGTCGATCATCAGTTGATGAAGGTCGTAGCTTGGTACCAGGCAATCCTAACTAGAAATGTTCGATACGTCAACCTTTATTAATGGCAGGATTTTTAGCCACCACTTACTCGGTGACGTCTAGCGTCCAGTTGATATTTCGTGTATGCCGCTTTGGACAGATCTTCCCTGACATTACTGTCCCAGAGCGTACTCTGAGCAAGATCAGGTGAGGGCTGGAGATGATTCGATCGCAagatttcctcttcgatcatGTCTGTACTTTTCGGTGAAAGACGAGGGGGAGGGAAGCTGCACAGATATCAGTCAGCGGGTGCCGTATTGAAATCGAGCGAGGTTCGGTCCCAGGTACTCACTTCAGCCTGGGATCATGTACTTTCAATCCCACAACCATTCCTTCTGTCAATTGAGCGGGATCATCCAGATCTCTGAGGCTTTCGAAGAACTATGAACATTGTGAGCTTGATGCGGACCCGCCTGCAGATGACAGCTTACTTTACTCTTGACTCCCTTTTCATCTCTACACAACCTCGATACCCTTCGCAAAACCTTTCCTGACTTGGGTCCAATGAGGTCAATCGAATTTATATCTCCTCTCAAGTCTCTGATCTGCAAATCTCCGATCCTAGATGAACCACTTTGCTGAAGTTGTGCGGTCGCTACTTTCAACGCATCCCAAGTTTCGTTGaatatggatggatgaagtCGAAGCCATACTCGGGGTTGTAGGTCAATACCCGGTGAAGGCCTTTGCCAGATGACTTCAGCTGGGCCAATGAGGTTCGTAGGGAGAGAATCGAAGTAATATAATAGTATATTGGCCACACGggatccatcttcatacCTAGTAATTCATATcagtttgatcatcttcagtgTTATTTGCAGGACGAGCGAAGTATAGCTTACTTCGATCCAGCAAAGCTGCCTCCACTCATTCTACTTAGTACGCTGATAATCTCCTGTCGAGAACCTTCAAATTCTATAATACCATAATAACTCGTATCGAATCCTAttaccttcctccttccaGCTCTGTAAGCAGGTCTGAAAGACTTCAAGGTAGGCGTAAGAGGTAATCTGTATCCCCAAAGATTCGTCATGTGATATCGCTTAGCAAGCCACATATGAGTAGGTAACCACGTTTTGTTTTTCTGTCTCAATGCAAATTGCTCCGttcgagaaagatgatctCGAAGTGTACCTTTTTGTCGGAGTCGGGCGATCTTGCGGTGTTTCTTGGCTATGGTGTCTCCAGAATCGATCTGTCGATGGGTCTGGGGTCAGCTACACATCCAGAGATCGATCAAGGCCCAGCTCACCTCTGTGGCTGCTTTTGATCTGAGCCTCTTGGGTACTCTACGGGGATTGTGACTTGCTGCTCTTcttcgaagatgacgaggaagcgATTGAAATGCTCGAGTACTGCCTTGAGCTCTACCGTCGGAACAAGCAGGCAAGTGTCAGCTTGACATCCTTCATCGGTAGAGATAGAAAGAAGCTCACGCAGCTACTTTGATGGCCGTCTGAAAGGCATGGATCTCCAACGCTCTCGTCTGTCCATTTACATTAGCTCCTTATATTTCATACAATTTTCACCAGCTACATACCTCTGCGAACTTCTCAACCTGGATCATGCCAGGTAACCGTTTGACATCTATGCAAATACAGTCTCAGATGAGATATTCAAACACAGCGGGAGACGACTGCCTAGATGCGTCTGAGCTACACTCACCGTCAACTAAACCCATCACGCCGTCTCCCAgaacttctttctccttccccttgCCTTTCCTCTTAGCTCCCTCATTACTTCTCAGCAGATCGACTGTCTTATGTATCGGCTTGAGAGGTCTGCCGCCGTTGGGTCTTGAGGGTCCCGCTTGCGCTGAGGAGGCTTTAGCCATTTTGAGATGTTTTCCAATTGTACCAGGTATATGCAAAGTATATCAAGGAAATAGAGAATGGTTGTTTTGGTGTATTTTTGTCTAGGATGTTGAAATTGTTATTCGAGGTGTGGGGTCTCCGCGAGGTAATGCATGCAGCGGACACCGTTAAATGGGCAACTCGGATAAAACAGCACATGCAAGGGAAGGATACTTTCGACTTTTCGCAATCTCTGGGATGTGCATGACAAGTCGAAAACATCCACAACTACAATCCCGCAAATTATCTTAACATCCTGCATATCAAAACGAGCAATCAACCCAGTCAATATGGTACGGCCACCAATCTCGATCCGACTACTCCACACCTCCCTTGCTCATCGCACACCGACGGGTGCTGGTCCAAGTACTACCGCGAGAGACTCTTTGGCTTCTGTATTGTCTTCCGCTTCTGCCGATGAAGCTACCAGACGATTATTCGATAGTATGACTAGCAGAGTCAGGACAGAGGCGGATGAGAAGCGGAAAGCATTCAGAGCTGGCTCGGTAAGTATCTTTTTGCGTCAACAAACTGAAGTAATAATCATCTAACTTCCATTCTTCTGATGTACCAGTACGCTCCACCTCATTCCCTaacttcctcctcacttTACCCGGAACCTCGACCCTACGCCAAAGCTCCCCTACTAGGACCTTCCAAAAAGATAGCGACCAAGATCGATCCATTCCACCTCTCCCAGACCTCTCCATTGGATTACGATCTCAATCCTCATTTCGCACTGCAGTTCGTCAATCCAATGGGTAAAATTAAATCTAGAGCCGAGACTGGTTTGACGTGGAAGAATCAGAGAAAGATAGGTAAATTAGTGAGAAGGTCCAGAGCAATGGGATTGATATCGAGATGGTCCAATCAACCTGTTCAAGGTGGGGTGGCAACCAGTGATGGAAGGATTATAGGTAGATATTAGGTTTGCTCTTCATTTATATGTAAACATGCATATGCACTTCATGTCAGACATCATATAGAATTACTTCTCTAAGCTTTGTTGTATTCATctatatactgatatcaaatcaccaaaaGTCCATATAATGATCTGAATCACAATTATGATCAGCCCGTCTCTTTCTTGGCGTTCTCTCCTAATTGATCACTTATATCCCCACCTGCAGATTCACCCAGTACTTTTGTCTCTCCCCAGCTGACCGATCGTTTCTTTTTGATCTTCGGTTTCTCTTGACCCGCAGTATCCTTCgttccacctccacttccacttgcaGCGGGTTCCTCTGTTAATTTACCTGGGAATACAGTATCATTTTCTATCCCACGTACTTTGGATTCTTCGTCATTTCTCgctatatcatcttcatccatatcaatTGATTCTTCTAATTTTCTAATTTCCTCATCTAGgtccaattcctctttcactctttGAGGTCCACcttgattgatcatctcataccCTTGTACACTTTCGTTACTTGTCCAATTGATTTGATCTACATCTTTAAATCCAAGAGGCATGGTAAGGTAAAATACCAATATACTCAAACATGCTCCAGCAGTTACGTCAATCAAATAATGATGAGAGAGGTACATTGTCGCCCACCATAATACACCTACATATCCCCAATAGAAAGGTTTGAATCTTGGGAAGAAGTGCGATAGGAAAAGGGCTTCCATCACTGCACATCCTGAGTGGAGGGAAGGGACCGCACCGAATACAAGTGGAGCGTTCCCAAACGTATTGGTATATCCACTTGAATGGAAGACTCGATCGATACGAAGTAGACCACCTGGTGAACCGGGCATGGAGTAGTCGGCGGGTGTGAGGCCGTGGATGATCTCGTACCCTGCGGAGTAATAGTAATCAGCGATATTACAGGATTCTTGGCGGAGAGAATTTATGATGTGAGAGTAGCCAGGTAGAAGTAGGCAAGAACGAAAAGTTTTGTTTTACTTACATGGCGCAGCAGCGGGAAATACCAACTGAGTAAAAACACCCAACAAATTCATCCAACCAAAAGCCAATCCCCAAAACTGAACAGCACCTCTTGGACCGAACATCCATAAAATCAACGCTACCACGAAAGGTATTGAGAAATGAATGACTCCATAGGGTAACCAGGCGATTACATCTAATATGGGATTGGTATATCTCGTTTGTAGATCCGATATATTCGCTCCGTACAGTACACTCTCCAATGCAGGTAAGAGAGCTACGTGGATGGTAGGTCGGGacgctgatgatatatatcgtGCAGTGAAGAATAACAATAACCAACAGAATACCGGTGTGGCTGGCCAAACGAATTGTCCAGTTATAGGTAAGATCACTGCTGTGATGTATGCGAGTGGGATGAGTAATTTGAGGATGTAAGAGTGCATTATCCATAATGAATGGATGGCACAGATCAACATGAATAATTGAGGGAGAGTATTCATTATGGTGAATTTATGTTTGGATAGCTTATGTAGTGTTTTCCTAGGATCCCGAGAGAGGTCTAATCTCTGCAATGAAGCGATGAGGGCGAGGTATATGGGAGTCAAGAACGATGCGGGTGTGGTAGAGTTGGGGATCGAGCCTGAGACGGGAACGGACAGTCGGAGGAGTCGAAGGATCGGGGAGAGGACCATTCTGGGTAATGAAGAGGGCATGGTAAAAGAGGATGTAGGGGGTCGTGTGAAGAGGGAAGTTCAAGTCTAGCAAAGAGAATAGGTCAGCTGTTCCTATTTTGAATATGTCTAGAGACGACATCAGTGTTCGCTATATCTGGCCGCtcactgtactgtacaagCAGTGCTATGTttcatcaacttcaaacGATCTGGACAAGTTGACGAAACAGCAACGTAAGCTTCCGAGATTCGACCTATCTTCACTACTGGAACTCAAGCCCTGGGAGATCAAACCGTCTTGCTTCGTTCGGTGTTGATTTTCGTGGCGGTaggattgatgttgagatgcTGTGGAGAGATTTCGATGAGGATATAGTGAATGATGGCGAAGAGAGACGTCTGCACGTCTTGAGCTAAGCTAACTGACATTCGGAGAAACCAAAAACGCGTTGTAAGGTCCACTTATTACGTAAAACAAGTGGTGTATGTTTATGGGCCATCTCTCCTGTGCCAATTCAATCCTAATTGTCCATGAGGGAAAGCATGGCTTGAAGGAGAGAAGTCGTTTGAGAAGGGTAGAAGGGATTTGCAGAGCCAGAGTATAAGGTTCAGTATTAAAATTCATCCGCTCAGAGGCACTTAGGCTCGTGTGGTATAATAACAGGATGGTGAGCATGTTCGTTGTCCCGCGATGCCACTTTCGTACCCTCTCGAAGCAGGCGGGAAATGCATCGAGCGCAGTTATACATCATACTTGATTCATTGTGAGCTATCGCGACCAGACCAGCTCAACTGATCGAGTCTTTGATCTCAAGGCCGTGAATGACTGTGTGCGTCTTACAAGGCTGATAACCTCGGGAAAGAAGCAAAAGACAAATTTACCAGAGTTCTCTTTTTACCGAAACCTGAACAAGATCCGAGTACACCACTTATGACAAGTATTATTCGAACCTTCCCAGCCCTATTATGTTATTGCTCAAGTCTTCCTCCTAATCACGCAACGCACTCCCTTCGTATATATCGACTATATCAGAGGATTAGGATCCCCTTCCAACATGCTCGAAATAGAACTCTGAGGCCGAACTTCTCGgaccaacttcctcttcctacggtatcccttcctttcttcccataCCTTCTTTTGTGAGTCTTCTGGAAGTCCAAGACGActatggaaggtgatgtaAGGGTGAACCGGATCTTAGTTTGTAGGTATCGCTGCATAAaagtatgaatatatatgtatatttaTATAACCTTTGGTTTGACCTGACTTGACCTGTAACACACCTGCCTGAATTTCTGTCACAAGCGTACTGTTCATCTGTCATACCATAAGTtacttatatatatatatataagataTCTCAACAATGTCCAGCTCTCATTTAACGATCCAACAATTCACATACGATCCTCATACGGATTTGATCCGATCTATCAACGGGCATTCGGAATTATCTTCCGTTGTCATAAATGATGGATCTCCTCAATCAGAGTCAGGTTGTTCGGTCCAATCATTGGTCACTTCTTCAGAGAAtgaccatcaccaccaagaTTCTGTTCAAGGCGATGATTTGAAAGATCTAGAAATCGAACTTGATACCATCTATCAAAGATTTTCACAACCCCATCTTGAGAAAGGCAATAATTCATATAGgatatacagtacagcaAGGTATTATCCAAGTTTGAAAACGTTGGAGAGATTCAGTATCACTGCCTCTCCTACTTCCGATGGTGACATGAGTATAGTCAATACAATGAGTAAAGACCTGAATGAAGGCTTGAACAAAAACCGTGATTGGTTTAGAGATGTTGTTGATAATCATCACCTCGAAACCTATCAACAGACAGAAAGAACCCTTTTCAATACGATTATTCTCAAACATGAGCACAAAATCAAAAACGGAAAGAGGAATATGGTTGATTTGCACCAGGTTACACCTGAAGAGTTCAAGAAGTTTACCGGAATCGGACTTCCAAACAAATCACCCGGATTATCACCTTACTCTTCTGATTCTGAGATTGACATTGAAGGTTCAATCCCAGAAGAGGAACAGGAGTCGATTTGTGACACTTCACAGCTATTGAATGAAGGTCATCAGGGTCAGACTGAACCTTCCACCACATCGCAACGAACTATGAAACAGAAACATATGAAGAGATTATCGAAAAGATTGAAATATGTCTGGAATACCAAAATGAATTGTTTCAACAGCCTTGATGTGGActgggaagaaggtgaatatggGATGGTTCCTACACAATCGGAATTGTTGTTCAATTGATCGGTTGACTCGATTGTTGGTTTATCGGTAAGTATGGTGGAACTGtgtgattttgattttgatcgacatcgacattGACATCTTCCTGGAACACTAATCATTGTAGcagtgaaggtgaaagataGTGATACTGTAGCGCAACAAGGTAGAAATGGTTAGTAGTAGGGTAAATATTGCTGATCATGCGGATCTCGTttcatatcgatcaatcatcttttcttttgaCTTTCCCCCTTCTGTTCAGAATCTGACATCGTCATAAACTCTTGAGATCTCTCATGGTGATTGTATTGGGCTGACCACATACTGTATAGTATATAATTCTTTCATCTAATTATAGGTACTGTAATTATGACGACACTCTTTCGATTTacttatctttctttctttcgaaATTGTCCTTCTTTGTTATCATGTAAATACGCATACCCTAGGCAGACATCGTACCTCCACTAAGCGCTCTATCAAGGTTGAAAGCAGCCGATATCAACGTAACGTGGGAGAACGCTTGTGGTGTATTCTACGTCGAACCAGTATCAATATCACAATTAGTCAGTGGTCTGTTTCATAGGCAAGGCATATGATGTGTTGTCCATGTGTACACTTACACCTaaaccttcacctcctggACTAATTTCTTCAGAATACAATTCCACATGATTGCCATATCCCAAAAAGTCCATGAACATGTTGACGCTATCATCCAGCTCAATGTTTCAGCTACTCAACAATCGAAAAGACGAATAAACTCCACTCACGCCTTCTCCAAATACGGTTTATGATACACTCCAGCTCTAGTCAAAGCCTCCACACACCATAGAGTACATAATGAGAATgcaccttcctcaccacctacaccatcaTCCGATATCGCCGCGTTGTATCGGTATACAGAGTTATTGGCTGTCAAACCTCCCTTCTCGGGCCTGAGCATAAGATGAGCATGTTAGCATGACTCGTTCCGCAGATATTGACGTAGCCTCGAGCGAGAGACAAATTTGCTAATGGTAACCCATTAAAATGGGTGATGACTCACGTCTTCAGAATATTCTCCAAGGTCTTGGTGAATCTTGGATCAGCCGCAGACATGAAGAATACCTAaaatcacctatcatcaGCCGCCTTCTGGTAACAATTAACAACACTATTGTCATACTTACAAGTGGCATAATCACTAAACACAAATTCAACCATATCAGCATCGCTACATCAGATATCATGTACATATGGAGCTAAGCCGACTTACAGACAGCGGAATCCAGGGAATCTTTATCTTCGTAACTTTGACTGAAAAAACCTTTCTCCTCACTAGACGTTTCTAATCAGCTTCTGTACTGCTAGTGTAAGACAGAACAAGTCGAGGAGCtgactcacttccatccttTCGATTGGATATCCTCATAGATCTTGTCCCTAGCTTCAAGCCACTTATACCTGTTCGGACAAGGTAAACATCGTTTCTCCGCTAATCTTAATCCTCGATCAATGGCCACC
Coding sequences:
- a CDS encoding ribosomal protein S18, producing MVRPPISIRLLHTSLAHRTPTGAGPSTTARDSLASVLSSASADEATRRLFDSMTSRVRTEADEKRKAFRAGSYAPPHSLTSSSLYPEPRPYAKAPLLGPSKKIATKIDPFHLSQTSPLDYDLNPHFALQFVNPMGKIKSRAETGLTWKNQRKIGKLVRRSRAMGLISRWSNQPVQGGVATSDGRIIGRY